A single genomic interval of Streptococcus suis harbors:
- a CDS encoding PTS lactose/cellobiose transporter subunit IIA: MNSSEYLEAIMGLIMYGGEAKGYAVQAIQAAKQEDFKTAEHLLQEANTSLNIAHKSQTGLLAQEAGGQGVGVTLLMVHGQDHLMNALTFIDMAKEVVELYKRLAEQKNCG, translated from the coding sequence ATGAACTCTTCGGAATACTTAGAAGCGATTATGGGGCTTATTATGTATGGGGGAGAGGCAAAGGGCTATGCTGTTCAGGCGATTCAAGCGGCCAAGCAGGAGGATTTCAAGACGGCAGAGCACTTGCTTCAAGAAGCAAACACCTCCCTAAATATTGCCCACAAGTCACAAACAGGTCTACTAGCCCAAGAGGCTGGTGGGCAAGGAGTGGGAGTGACCTTGCTAATGGTGCATGGACAAGACCACTTGATGAATGCCTTGACATTTATTGATATGGCCAAGGAAGTAGTGGAGCTCTATAAGCGTTTAGCTGAACAGAAGAATTGTGGCTAG
- a CDS encoding DUF871 domain-containing protein has translation MVQFGFSIYPENYSLEESKSYIDLLGRYGARRMFMSLLQLGGNAQEALQLYRDLIAYARQLGIVVIADLSPSFIEAQGWQKSLIEEAHGLGLTGIRLDEALPLEEIVSLTQNPYGLKIELNLSTDKVLLTQLLASDANRDNIVACHNFYPHAYTGLSEEHFLEMSSFYHQEGIQTAAFVTAQSATEGPWPLSEGLPTLEEHRNQTLPLQIAWLKATGLIDCILISNQFISEEELQSIQSILEEEDICLPVELTGQVTAVEREIIEFDHVYRGDISAYLLRSTMPRVVYKDATIPAHTDRETLVQRGDVLIDNDLYGRYKGELQIALREFTVSSKVNRVGRICPDYLPLLAFIKPWKSFRLRIVASDSFH, from the coding sequence ATGGTGCAGTTTGGTTTTTCAATCTATCCAGAAAACTATTCTCTGGAAGAGTCTAAGTCTTATATAGACTTGCTGGGGCGTTATGGAGCACGGCGAATGTTTATGAGCCTCTTGCAGCTTGGGGGGAATGCCCAAGAAGCCTTGCAACTCTATCGGGACTTGATTGCCTATGCTCGTCAGTTGGGGATAGTCGTGATTGCGGATCTTAGCCCGAGTTTTATAGAGGCACAGGGCTGGCAGAAATCACTCATTGAAGAAGCCCATGGTTTAGGGCTGACAGGGATTCGTCTGGACGAGGCCTTGCCTTTGGAGGAGATTGTCAGCTTGACACAGAATCCTTACGGGCTCAAGATTGAACTAAATCTGAGTACCGATAAGGTCTTACTGACGCAACTGCTAGCTAGTGACGCAAATAGGGATAACATTGTTGCCTGTCATAATTTCTATCCTCACGCCTATACAGGACTATCAGAAGAACATTTTTTAGAAATGTCTTCTTTCTATCACCAAGAAGGCATACAGACGGCAGCTTTTGTGACTGCCCAGTCTGCAACGGAAGGGCCTTGGCCCTTGTCAGAAGGTCTACCTACCTTGGAGGAGCATCGCAACCAGACCTTACCTCTTCAGATTGCCTGGCTCAAGGCGACAGGTTTGATTGACTGTATTCTCATCTCCAATCAGTTCATCTCGGAGGAGGAGCTCCAGTCTATTCAATCTATCTTGGAAGAAGAGGACATTTGTTTACCTGTAGAACTTACTGGGCAAGTGACAGCTGTGGAGCGGGAAATCATTGAGTTTGATCATGTTTATCGTGGGGACATTTCAGCTTACCTACTTCGGTCGACCATGCCCCGTGTTGTCTACAAGGATGCGACCATTCCTGCACATACAGATAGGGAAACGCTTGTGCAGCGAGGGGATGTCTTGATTGACAATGATCTATATGGTCGTTACAAGGGAGAGTTACAAATAGCTTTGAGGGAGTTCACCGTTAGTTCAAAAGTGAATCGGGTTGGACGAATTTGCCCTGACTATCTACCCTTGCTCGCTTTTATCAAGCCTTGGAAATCCTTTCGATTGCGAATCGTTGCGTCCGATTCCTTTCATTAA
- a CDS encoding DUF3284 domain-containing protein yields the protein MKIKKIGQVPIEQLFAAIGRSLKEDYQQNTGRPLLDQDIQKGLTYVKTFGNKGEHSVKVHVEEFLAPYRYAVCFHSNRGKEHIRYDLHALGDNQTEIEYSYEMEAADLFMRGNYFLMEKVFSKSLKRQTDAQLEALIRYSKEGASTS from the coding sequence ATGAAAATCAAAAAAATAGGACAGGTTCCAATTGAACAATTGTTTGCTGCGATTGGTCGATCCTTGAAAGAGGATTATCAGCAAAATACTGGACGTCCTCTTCTTGATCAAGATATCCAGAAGGGGTTGACCTATGTAAAAACATTTGGAAACAAAGGAGAGCATAGTGTCAAGGTGCATGTAGAGGAATTTCTTGCTCCCTATCGTTATGCTGTTTGTTTTCATTCCAATCGAGGAAAAGAGCATATCCGCTATGATTTGCACGCTTTGGGGGACAATCAAACAGAGATTGAATACTCTTATGAAATGGAAGCGGCAGACTTATTTATGAGAGGGAACTACTTTTTAATGGAGAAAGTCTTCTCTAAGAGTTTGAAACGGCAGACAGATGCTCAATTAGAAGCACTGATTCGGTATTCTAAAGAAGGTGCTTCGACATCGTGA
- a CDS encoding IS110 family transposase, translating to MFHFTTLFIGMDVHKESFSLCYYDMMANQFKHSTKVGPNVSYIVNYVNELRRLYGQDAEVLCGYEAGCLGFTLYHQLQAHGIPCIVMAPTTVMKEGSKRVKTDKKDAAQLAKALAFRSYRPVHIPTVEDEQVKEYIRMRTDHKVALKKIKQQILAFCLRHDFRYTEGSSNWTQKHVRWLRSLKPEGLYAEILTEYLLTYEKLVDQIERYDARIEQLGQSDSYQEKVSRLSCFIGIKTLTALSIVTEIGDFNRFATAQHFASYLGLTPSENSSGDKERRGAITKAGNSHVRRLLIEAAQSLAKGTIGYKSKELKRRQSGNRVEVIAYADKANERLRRRYRTLVLGKNKKQNVAKTAIARELSGFIWGMMTGRIA from the coding sequence ATGTTTCATTTTACCACACTTTTCATCGGAATGGATGTTCACAAAGAAAGTTTTTCACTCTGCTATTATGATATGATGGCGAATCAATTCAAACATAGCACTAAAGTTGGTCCAAATGTTAGCTATATTGTGAACTATGTGAATGAGCTTCGTCGTTTATATGGTCAAGATGCAGAAGTGTTATGTGGCTACGAAGCCGGATGTCTTGGATTTACCCTATATCACCAGCTACAAGCTCACGGGATCCCCTGTATCGTGATGGCGCCTACAACGGTGATGAAGGAAGGATCTAAGCGTGTTAAGACTGATAAAAAAGATGCAGCTCAGCTCGCAAAAGCTCTGGCCTTTCGTAGCTATCGGCCTGTTCATATTCCTACTGTTGAGGATGAACAAGTCAAAGAATATATCCGCATGAGAACAGACCACAAAGTGGCTCTGAAGAAAATCAAACAACAAATTCTTGCCTTCTGTCTCCGACATGATTTTCGCTATACCGAGGGAAGCAGTAATTGGACACAGAAACATGTTCGCTGGCTCCGTTCCCTAAAACCTGAGGGACTTTACGCAGAGATTTTGACAGAATATCTATTGACCTATGAGAAATTAGTAGATCAAATAGAACGGTATGATGCACGAATTGAGCAACTGGGTCAAAGCGACAGTTACCAAGAGAAGGTCTCACGGCTTTCTTGCTTTATTGGCATTAAAACACTAACTGCTCTTTCCATTGTGACAGAAATCGGTGATTTTAATCGCTTTGCGACAGCTCAACATTTTGCTTCTTATCTTGGGCTAACTCCTAGCGAAAATTCTAGCGGCGACAAGGAGAGAAGAGGTGCTATCACCAAAGCTGGGAATAGCCATGTGAGACGACTTCTGATAGAAGCTGCACAATCATTGGCTAAGGGGACGATTGGGTATAAATCCAAAGAATTGAAAAGGAGACAAAGTGGAAACCGAGTGGAGGTGATTGCTTATGCGGATAAGGCTAATGAACGCTTAAGAAGACGTTATCGCACACTTGTTCTAGGAAAAAATAAGAAACAAAATGTTGCTAAAACAGCTATTGCACGAGAATTGTCTGGTTTTATTTGGGGGATGATGACAGGAAGAATAGCTTGA
- a CDS encoding CHAP domain-containing protein yields the protein MSYQMIKKQFKLGLFTALIGNLLWLGMVNVSADDTVISDSPTVSALTKKVEAAKKAAKAAAAAKAALATNMVSEVAVEYTANTYPAGQCTWGAKEMAPWVGNYWGNGGDWAASATALGYEVGTTPKVGAIAVWTDGGYGHVAYVTDVAANGHIQVKESNYGGVYYPSNVRGFFDPTTTSEGTVSYIYPPAGV from the coding sequence ATGAGTTATCAAATGATAAAAAAACAATTCAAATTGGGACTGTTTACAGCCCTCATAGGAAATCTTTTATGGTTGGGAATGGTGAATGTCAGTGCAGATGACACAGTTATAAGCGATAGTCCGACAGTATCAGCGTTAACAAAAAAGGTTGAAGCTGCAAAAAAAGCAGCCAAAGCTGCTGCCGCTGCAAAGGCTGCTTTGGCTACCAATATGGTGTCAGAGGTTGCTGTGGAATATACGGCTAATACCTATCCAGCTGGTCAGTGTACTTGGGGCGCCAAAGAAATGGCTCCTTGGGTTGGAAACTATTGGGGTAATGGTGGAGATTGGGCAGCTAGTGCGACAGCGCTTGGATATGAAGTGGGAACTACTCCAAAAGTTGGCGCTATTGCTGTATGGACAGATGGAGGCTACGGTCATGTTGCCTATGTAACAGATGTGGCAGCTAACGGTCACATTCAAGTTAAGGAATCAAACTATGGTGGAGTATACTACCCAAGTAATGTCCGAGGTTTCTTTGATCCAACAACGACTAGCGAAGGAACAGTCAGCTATATTTACCCACCAGCTGGAGTATAA
- a CDS encoding BglG family transcription antiterminator, with protein sequence MLSKKEVRLVDYLLAKQGDFVSSIELAKALGVSDRTARKYVQQLSLSLEASGASILSKQSKGYCLLVERPVEFEMFWQEQLRLKKQVTDLRQLEEATDRQRYVLSKLLFENPIQSMDRLQRELFIGKTTLHSIIADIRNLFVPYQLELLFTRRGVELSGEEPVIRHFIMDYFFGQGNGQSLYGLVENQLLPDIRFTDLMLIVLDECRDAKLRLSDFVMQNLVLHIALLLQRMKGGASLERFPISDQIQSSKEYQVAGRIIERIETEFQVEIPVEEANYIALHLKVKLTGNPSQLSELEDGLEEEVETCLQTLSQLTGLDLLKDRQLFKGIVAHLLPLRTRLEHQIQLVNPLVADIQRDYIEVFELTKQAFASMPTLLAYSISDDEWAYLTLHVLAAIERYEGRKKLRVLVVCATGIGSALMLRNRLEKEFATSLEIADVVSYYEVTEERLRDVDLIISSISLSNLIFLTPVITVSVFLSEQDIEAIRSYLQQVTPVRVEQNEALPMEEEQARQIAEAVFSPLRIVSLDKKMSRDRTLLQLIACLDEAKESGFVEQFREQVNVRESYSSVVFGELLAFPHPAIPLTFSEQIVVGVCKEAVEWEEGKKVQFIFLLSPSKGRNPHLKYISPCLVAFVQDRSLQERLVQNPSYQELVDIFIPLIQKQG encoded by the coding sequence ATGCTATCTAAAAAAGAAGTTCGTCTGGTAGATTATTTACTGGCAAAACAAGGGGACTTTGTATCTAGTATAGAACTGGCAAAGGCTTTGGGTGTCAGTGATCGAACAGCAAGAAAGTATGTTCAGCAACTCTCTCTTTCGCTAGAGGCTAGCGGTGCTTCTATTTTGTCCAAACAAAGTAAGGGCTACTGTTTGCTGGTAGAGAGACCAGTTGAGTTTGAAATGTTTTGGCAAGAACAGCTACGGTTGAAAAAGCAGGTGACGGACTTACGGCAACTGGAGGAAGCGACGGACCGACAACGGTATGTTTTAAGTAAGTTATTATTTGAAAATCCAATTCAGTCCATGGATCGTTTGCAACGAGAGCTGTTTATCGGAAAAACAACCCTGCATTCTATCATCGCGGATATTCGCAATTTATTTGTTCCTTACCAACTGGAACTGTTGTTCACACGGAGAGGTGTAGAATTAAGCGGGGAGGAGCCTGTTATTAGGCACTTCATCATGGATTACTTTTTTGGACAAGGGAATGGTCAGTCTCTTTATGGTTTGGTGGAAAATCAGCTCCTGCCAGACATTCGGTTTACAGACCTGATGTTGATTGTCTTGGATGAGTGCCGCGATGCCAAACTTCGCCTGTCTGATTTTGTGATGCAAAACCTCGTTCTTCATATCGCTCTGCTCTTGCAACGAATGAAGGGAGGAGCTAGTTTAGAGCGATTTCCAATATCTGATCAGATTCAATCTTCCAAGGAGTATCAGGTTGCTGGACGAATTATCGAACGAATTGAAACAGAGTTTCAAGTGGAGATTCCTGTAGAAGAAGCCAACTATATCGCTCTACACCTGAAGGTCAAGTTGACGGGGAATCCTAGTCAGCTTTCGGAGTTAGAGGACGGTCTAGAGGAAGAAGTTGAAACTTGTTTACAGACTCTCTCTCAGTTGACTGGTCTGGATTTGTTAAAAGATCGACAGCTTTTCAAGGGGATTGTCGCTCATTTGCTTCCCTTACGGACGCGGTTGGAGCACCAGATTCAGTTGGTAAATCCCTTGGTGGCTGATATCCAGAGGGATTATATAGAAGTATTTGAGCTGACCAAGCAAGCTTTTGCTTCTATGCCCACCTTGTTGGCCTATAGCATTTCGGATGACGAATGGGCCTACCTGACCCTGCATGTATTGGCTGCAATTGAGCGATACGAGGGGCGGAAAAAGTTGCGGGTATTGGTCGTCTGTGCGACCGGAATTGGAAGCGCTTTAATGTTGCGAAATCGTTTGGAAAAGGAATTTGCAACAAGCTTGGAAATTGCAGATGTTGTGAGTTACTACGAGGTAACAGAAGAACGTTTAAGAGATGTAGACCTGATTATTTCTTCGATTAGCTTGTCCAATTTAATTTTCCTGACACCCGTCATCACCGTCAGTGTTTTCCTGTCAGAGCAGGATATCGAGGCAATTCGTTCCTATCTCCAACAAGTAACACCTGTCCGAGTTGAGCAGAACGAGGCTTTGCCTATGGAAGAAGAGCAGGCGAGACAGATTGCAGAGGCTGTATTTTCACCCTTGCGAATAGTCTCTTTGGACAAAAAGATGAGTCGAGATAGGACCTTGTTGCAACTAATAGCGTGCTTGGATGAAGCCAAGGAATCAGGCTTTGTGGAACAATTTAGGGAACAGGTAAATGTGAGAGAGTCCTATAGCTCGGTCGTTTTTGGAGAACTGTTGGCCTTTCCGCATCCAGCTATTCCCCTGACCTTCTCTGAGCAGATTGTGGTTGGAGTTTGTAAGGAAGCGGTTGAATGGGAAGAGGGGAAGAAGGTGCAGTTTATCTTTCTTCTATCCCCGTCTAAAGGGCGGAATCCGCATCTGAAGTATATTTCACCTTGTCTGGTTGCATTTGTCCAAGACAGGTCTTTGCAAGAAAGGCTAGTGCAAAATCCTAGCTATCAGGAATTAGTCGATATATTTATTCCCTTGATTCAGAAACAGGGGTAG
- a CDS encoding PTS sugar transporter subunit IIC, producing the protein MSNISEKFMEISGKIGSQRHLIAIRDSFISMMPITMAGTVAVLLNVFLRDIPNNMGWTGFAEAMQPVININGYVYFGTIGIMALVFAFAFGYNLSLMYKVNPLAGGLISFASFISTIPQSVTISTALDGVDKSVVSALEGLGLSIVTTDGVSALETSQWGAIALKYGGATGLFTALFIGFLATWVYASLVKRNVIIKLPDSVPPAVNKAFAAIIPGTAAIYASSIVAYLAFTLTGQSLGDLVSTYIQLPLLGLSQGLGSVILLTFLVQLFWFFGLHGHNVLAPIMDGVYMVALNENAAAYTATHSTANLPWLWTRGSFDAYAQMGGSGVTLALIIAIFIFSKREEYKMVAKLSAPMGVFNINEPVTFGIPMVLNPLFAIPWLIVPPICATIAYLATAAGIIPPVFAPVPWITPPGLYAYLATGGNIMAALVSLFNLFVAFLIWTPFVIAANKVKAGEE; encoded by the coding sequence ATGTCAAATATTTCTGAAAAGTTCATGGAAATATCAGGAAAAATCGGCTCGCAACGTCATTTGATAGCTATACGTGATTCCTTTATTTCCATGATGCCGATTACAATGGCTGGTACGGTAGCCGTCCTGCTCAATGTCTTTTTGAGGGATATTCCAAACAATATGGGTTGGACAGGTTTTGCAGAGGCTATGCAGCCTGTTATTAACATCAATGGCTATGTTTATTTTGGGACCATTGGGATTATGGCACTTGTTTTTGCCTTTGCTTTTGGTTACAACTTGTCTTTGATGTACAAGGTCAATCCTCTTGCAGGCGGTTTGATTTCCTTTGCATCATTCATCTCTACTATTCCTCAAAGTGTAACGATTTCCACTGCTTTAGACGGAGTTGATAAGTCAGTTGTTTCTGCTTTGGAAGGTTTGGGATTATCCATTGTGACGACAGATGGAGTTTCAGCCTTGGAAACAAGCCAGTGGGGAGCTATCGCATTGAAATATGGCGGTGCAACAGGTTTGTTTACAGCATTGTTTATTGGATTTCTCGCCACATGGGTCTATGCAAGTCTTGTAAAACGGAATGTCATTATTAAATTGCCAGATTCTGTTCCACCGGCAGTTAATAAGGCCTTTGCTGCTATTATCCCAGGTACTGCTGCAATTTATGCGTCATCCATTGTGGCATATCTTGCATTTACTCTAACAGGACAATCTTTGGGAGATTTAGTATCAACTTATATTCAACTGCCATTACTTGGTCTGTCACAAGGTCTTGGGTCAGTCATTCTTTTAACTTTCCTTGTACAACTTTTTTGGTTCTTCGGCCTGCATGGTCACAATGTCTTGGCGCCAATTATGGACGGAGTCTATATGGTTGCACTAAATGAAAATGCGGCTGCTTATACTGCAACTCATAGTACTGCGAATTTACCGTGGCTTTGGACTCGTGGTTCCTTTGATGCTTATGCTCAAATGGGTGGTTCAGGCGTCACTCTAGCTTTGATTATTGCTATTTTCATTTTCTCAAAACGAGAAGAATACAAAATGGTAGCTAAATTATCTGCTCCAATGGGTGTATTCAATATTAACGAACCAGTTACCTTTGGTATACCAATGGTATTGAATCCACTGTTTGCTATTCCATGGCTAATTGTTCCACCGATTTGTGCAACTATCGCATACTTAGCGACAGCGGCAGGTATAATTCCGCCAGTCTTTGCTCCTGTTCCATGGATTACCCCTCCAGGACTCTACGCTTATCTAGCAACAGGTGGTAACATTATGGCTGCGTTGGTTTCACTATTCAACCTCTTTGTTGCCTTCCTGATTTGGACACCATTTGTTATTGCAGCCAATAAGGTTAAGGCTGGTGAGGAATAA
- a CDS encoding IS110 family transposase, translating to MFHFTTLFIGMDVHKESFSLCYYDMMANQFKHSTKVGPNVSYIVNYVNELRRLYGQDAEVLCGYEAGCLGFTLYHQLQAHGIPCIVMAPTTVMKEGSKRVKTDKKDAAQLAKALAFRSYRPVHIPTVEDEQVKEYIRMRTDHKVALKKIKQQILAFCLRHDFRYTEGSSNWTQKHVRWLRSLKPEGLYAEILTEYLLTYEKLVDQIERYDARIEQLGQSDSYQEKVSRLSCFIGIKTLTALSIVTEIGDFNRFATAQHFASYLGLTPSENSSGDKERRGAITKAGNSHVRRLLIEAAQSLAKGTIGYKSKELKRRQSGNRVEVIAYADKANERLRRRYRTLVLGKNKKQNVAKTAIARELSGFIWGMMTGRIA from the coding sequence ATGTTTCATTTTACCACACTTTTCATCGGAATGGATGTTCACAAAGAAAGTTTTTCACTCTGCTATTATGATATGATGGCGAATCAATTCAAACATAGCACTAAAGTTGGTCCAAATGTTAGCTATATTGTGAACTATGTGAATGAGCTTCGTCGTTTATATGGTCAAGATGCAGAAGTGTTATGTGGCTACGAAGCCGGATGTCTTGGATTTACCCTATATCACCAGCTACAAGCTCACGGGATTCCCTGTATCGTGATGGCGCCTACAACGGTGATGAAGGAAGGATCTAAGCGTGTTAAGACTGATAAAAAAGATGCAGCTCAGCTCGCAAAAGCTCTGGCCTTTCGTAGCTATCGGCCTGTTCATATTCCTACTGTTGAGGATGAACAAGTCAAAGAATATATCCGCATGAGAACAGACCACAAAGTGGCTCTGAAGAAAATCAAACAACAAATTCTTGCCTTCTGTCTCCGACATGATTTTCGCTATACCGAGGGAAGCAGTAATTGGACACAGAAACATGTTCGCTGGCTCCGTTCCCTAAAACCTGAGGGACTTTACGCAGAGATTTTGACAGAATATCTATTGACCTATGAGAAATTAGTAGATCAAATAGAACGGTATGATGCACGAATTGAGCAACTGGGTCAAAGCGACAGTTATCAAGAGAAGGTCTCACGGCTTTCTTGCTTTATTGGCATTAAAACACTAACTGCTCTTTCCATTGTGACAGAAATCGGTGATTTTAATCGCTTTGCGACAGCTCAACATTTTGCTTCTTATCTTGGGCTAACTCCTAGCGAAAATTCTAGCGGCGACAAGGAGAGAAGAGGTGCTATCACCAAAGCTGGGAATAGCCATGTGAGACGACTTCTGATAGAAGCTGCACAATCATTGGCTAAGGGGACGATTGGGTATAAATCCAAAGAATTGAAAAGGAGACAAAGTGGAAACCGAGTGGAGGTGATTGCTTATGCGGATAAGGCTAATGAACGCTTAAGAAGACGTTATCGCACACTTGTTCTAGGAAAAAATAAGAAACAAAATGTTGCTAAAACAGCTATTGCACGAGAATTGTCTGGTTTTATTTGGGGGATGATGACAGGAAGAATAGCTTGA
- a CDS encoding glycoside hydrolase family 1 protein, with translation MTEDKVVYHFPEGFLWGTSTSGPQSEGTELGDGKGQNNWDYWYSIEPERFHGKVGPERTSTFYKNFKKDIELLVETGHTVFRTSIQWSRLFPKGVGEVNQEAVTFYRSVFSLIKEKGIQLFVNLYHFDLPYALQERGGWENKDIVWAYEAYARTCFELFDDLVDRWITFNEPIVPVECGYLGDYHYPCKVDAKVAVAVAYHTQLASSLAVKACHEVNPEKKIAIVLNLTPAYPRSEHPDDVKAAKIAELFQTKSFLDPSVLGEYPRDLVDLIEEYGLSPETSEEELAIIRENRIDFLGVNYYQPLRVQAPTKIWKEGEVLTPEHFFAPYDMPGKKINPHRGWEIYEKGIYDIAINIRDQYNNIEWLVTENGMGVEGEVAFRQDEVIQDDYRIEFIEDHLIELHRAIEEGANCKGYMLWTFIDCWSWLNAYKNRYGLVELDLETQERRIKKSGRWFKVLSDANGFSR, from the coding sequence ATGACAGAGGATAAGGTAGTTTATCATTTTCCAGAAGGTTTTTTGTGGGGGACTTCTACATCGGGTCCGCAGAGTGAAGGAACTGAGCTGGGCGATGGAAAAGGACAGAATAATTGGGACTACTGGTACAGCATTGAGCCAGAACGTTTCCATGGGAAAGTAGGCCCAGAGAGGACTTCCACTTTCTATAAGAATTTCAAAAAGGATATCGAGTTATTGGTTGAAACTGGACACACAGTATTTAGGACATCGATTCAGTGGTCGCGGTTATTTCCAAAGGGTGTTGGAGAGGTTAATCAGGAGGCTGTGACTTTTTATCGTTCTGTATTTTCTTTGATAAAAGAAAAAGGGATTCAGCTGTTTGTTAATCTCTATCATTTTGATCTTCCCTATGCTTTACAGGAGCGAGGAGGCTGGGAGAACAAGGACATTGTTTGGGCATATGAAGCCTATGCTCGTACTTGTTTTGAATTGTTTGACGACCTAGTAGATCGTTGGATTACCTTTAATGAGCCGATTGTTCCAGTTGAGTGTGGCTATCTAGGGGATTATCATTATCCTTGTAAGGTAGATGCCAAGGTGGCGGTTGCTGTTGCCTACCATACTCAGTTGGCCAGTTCCTTGGCAGTAAAAGCTTGTCATGAAGTGAATCCGGAGAAGAAAATTGCAATTGTCCTGAATCTGACACCGGCCTATCCTCGAAGTGAGCATCCTGATGATGTCAAGGCAGCTAAAATAGCTGAGCTCTTCCAAACCAAGAGCTTCTTAGATCCTTCTGTATTGGGAGAATACCCGAGGGACTTGGTTGACTTGATTGAGGAATACGGATTGAGTCCTGAAACCAGCGAGGAAGAGCTGGCGATTATTAGGGAAAATCGGATAGATTTTTTAGGTGTTAACTATTACCAACCCCTTCGTGTACAGGCACCGACAAAGATCTGGAAAGAGGGAGAGGTTTTGACTCCAGAGCACTTCTTCGCACCTTACGATATGCCAGGGAAAAAAATCAATCCGCATCGAGGCTGGGAAATCTATGAAAAAGGAATCTACGATATCGCAATCAATATTCGGGACCAATACAACAATATTGAGTGGTTAGTCACTGAAAATGGTATGGGAGTAGAGGGTGAAGTGGCTTTCCGGCAAGATGAGGTCATTCAGGATGATTATCGGATTGAATTTATCGAAGATCACTTGATAGAATTACATCGGGCTATTGAGGAAGGGGCTAACTGTAAAGGTTATATGTTGTGGACCTTTATTGATTGTTGGTCTTGGCTCAATGCCTACAAAAATCGTTATGGGCTGGTCGAGTTGGATTTGGAGACTCAGGAGCGTAGGATTAAAAAATCGGGTCGTTGGTTTAAGGTGCTGAGTGATGCCAATGGATTTAGTCGTTAG